One Anopheles marshallii chromosome 3, idAnoMarsDA_429_01, whole genome shotgun sequence genomic region harbors:
- the LOC128714616 gene encoding U7 snRNA-associated Sm-like protein LSm11: MANSDSESETTDSDSSSELDVGSKRFNPLKALYSGKLKVPVTTARLHDNVSVLESKQTILGGFAEPFDENRLKQIRAATSLSKLKVAPKNLLPQRRFLPEQGPVKYVKPTRHSKNIFVRLEKGFEGPLALMLTWMKERRRVRVYIRKQKGVRGHITGVIELFDKHWNMAISDVCETWTRRKYRYSENNQHPESMSAPTDCSERLRRLGIVLPKTKVRSEGKKNVIITRRLPQLLIQGMQVVLVTPEPCDPQPSSSKDVK; encoded by the exons ATGGCTAATAGTGATTCCGAAAGTGAAACAACCGATTCGGACAGTTCCTCAGAGTTGGACGTCGGCAGCAAACGATTTAATCCGCTAAAAGCGCTATATTCTGGCAAGCTGAAAGTGCCTGTGACAACTGCCCGGCTACACGATAACGTTAGCGTACTGGAATCCAAACAGACCATATTGGGCGGCTTCGCGGAACCGTTCGATGAAAATCGGCTTAAGCAAATACGAGCTGCCACAAGTTTGAGCAAATTAAAAGTGGCACCAAAAAACTTATTACCACAAAGAAGATTTCTACCAGAGCAAG GTCCAGTAAAGTATGTGAAACCGACACGACACTCCAAAAACATCTTTGTCCGGCTGGAGAAAGGGTTCGAAGGACCGTTGGCGTTAATGCTAACTTGGATGAAGGAACGGCGACGCGTCCGTGTGTACATTCGTAAGCAGAAAGGGGTTCGTGGCCACATTACGGGCGTGATTGAACTGTTCGACAAACACTGGAATATGGCCATTAGCGATGTGTGCGAAACGTGGACCAGACGGAAATATCGTTACAGCGAGAACAACCAGCATCCGGAAAGTATGTCAGCCCCCACGGACTGTAGCGAGCGATTGCGACGGCTCGGAATTGTTCTTCCCAAAACAAAGGTACGCTCGGAAGGTAAAAAGAATGTGATAATAACCCGCAGGCTACCGCAACTGCTGATACAGGGAATGCAGGTAGTGCTGGTTACACCCGAACCGTGCGATCCTCAACCGAGTTCATCGAAGGATGTTAAATAA